A window of Chlorobium phaeobacteroides DSM 266 genomic DNA:
CGTAAAATCGTAAAAGCGCGCAGATTGTCCCGCTCCAGTATTGAAATATATACTAAAACAGATTAACCGACATTTTTTATCGCGCTTACGCCTAAAGCTCAGAGCGCATGATCCATTTGCACTGTTCGCTCATACCCTTGCCATGTTGGCCGGGCGCTCGACGTTATCGATTATCTTCCGGGGGGGATCGCGTGTAAGCCCAAATAAATTATTAGGTAAGGAACAATTGACTGTTAGTATAATAACGTTTGGTAAGTGTGCAAAATCGAACAAATAATTAAGATTTATGTTCGCTTTTGCACATAATGTTTTTTTATCGATCCGAATCAGATCGCTTTGCGGAGTTACTGTTGGAGCCCTGATTTTTATAAGAAGAGTGAGATTTCCCAACTCATATTATTTAAAGGATATAGAGAGATATTTTTTCTTTTTTCTGCCTATCAGAACAATTTCATCGCGGGCAAAGGGTGTGTAGTTGATTTCCCTGCGTTTTGAGTCTCCTTCGATAATGCCCGGTTCGATTTCCTTTCGCAATAGAGCCTGTTCAATCTGCTCTGTGTTGGTGTTGAGCATATGGAGCTGAACATCCTGGTATATCCCGTGAAAGCGAGCAAGAAGAGGCGGAAGTACATATTGGGCGATCGTTGTGCTTGCGCCAAGGTTAAGTGTTCCTCTGCGGGATTCATGAAGCATACTGATTTCGTACTCCAGTTGTTTTGAAATATCGCGCAGTATTGATGTGTGTTTGAGAACCATCAGTCCGCCCTGGGTCAGTGCTATTCTATTGCCGGCGCGCTCAAACAGCCGAAGCCTGAACTGTTTTTCAAGTTCCTTGATATGCTTTGTGACGGCAGGCTGTGTAATGCATAGTTCTTCGGCAGCTTTTGTAAAGCTCAGGCGACGGGCAACCGTGTCAAAAACTTTCAGGCGATAGTCAAACACTGGCAGTATGGTTTACAATTTGATGACAAGGGGATTGAATGCTTTTGAGGCGACAAGAACCTCGTCGCCGACCTTGAGGGTTTCGAAATCATGCCTGCTCAGCACGACTTCAACCAGCTCATTTCCCGCCCCGATAACGGCAAGGTAGATGCAGTCAACCTTGCGGATACTCAGGATGGTGCTTGCAAATGAAAATTTGTTTGAGGTGGTTCGGTC
This region includes:
- a CDS encoding LysR family transcriptional regulator encodes the protein MFDYRLKVFDTVARRLSFTKAAEELCITQPAVTKHIKELEKQFRLRLFERAGNRIALTQGGLMVLKHTSILRDISKQLEYEISMLHESRRGTLNLGASTTIAQYVLPPLLARFHGIYQDVQLHMLNTNTEQIEQALLRKEIEPGIIEGDSKRREINYTPFARDEIVLIGRKKKKYLSISFK